From Streptomyces sp. NBC_01551:
CGCCACCAGCTCGCGGTCGCGCCCCAGGTACGACGGCGGTTCGATGGAGTGGACCATCAGGTCCCAGCCGGCCACCGAGCCCTGCGGCAAACCCTCTTCCTCCTCCAGGAACGCGATCAGGTCGCCCTCCTGGACCTCGCCCAGACCCCAGATCGGCTGCATGTGCCGCTGCTTGTCCAGCTTCAGGCCCTCGGAGTTCACCGACCGGTCCAGGTGCACGGCGAGTTGGGGCACGCGCAGCAGCGCGCGGTCCACGTTCACCAGCCGCTCGGTGCCGTCGCGCAGCGTCAGGCGGCCGGCCAGGCCCAGGTCCCGGTCCAGCCAGGTGTTGAGCAGGGTGCCGCCGTAGATCTCGACGGCGATCTGCCGCCAGCCCTGCGAGCCCGTGTCGGGAAGCGGCTTCACACGCAGGTTGGGGGAGTCGGTGTGCGCGCCGACGATGCGGAACGGGGTGTGCGCGGTGGCGCCTTCCGGCACGTACCACGCGATGAGCGCGCCCCCGCGGAGGACGAACTTGCCACCGGTTCCCGCGTCCCAGGCGTCCGTTTCCGACAACTGCCTGAAGCCTGCCTTCTCCAGCCGCTCGGCCGCATTGGCCACGGCGTGGTACGGCGACGGACTGGCCGCCAGAAAGGTCATCAGATCGTCGGTGTGGCCGCGGTCGAAGCGGGCGGGAGAGCTCATGTGGTTCACCTTAACGACGGTCGTGTTCGCCATGGCCGGACTGCGGCGGATAGCCCAAGGTCGGGGGCGCGTAGGGGGTGTGGCCCCGCGATCCCGGCGGTCTCAGCCCGGCGGACGCTCGAATCTGCGCTGCAACTGCCGGCGCTCGCCCCGCCGGATGCGCGGGAGCATCTCGGGGGTCTGCGCCGAGCGCTGCGCGCGCCTTTTGCGTCCGGCGCAGAAGATACAGGCCTCACCGGGGGGCGCGTCCGGGTCGATGGGGGCGCCGGGGTGTTCGGAGCATCCGGAGGCGTTGCGCGGCCGGGACAGTTCGCGGGCCACGATGAAGGCCCGGTGCAGGTCGTCCGCGATCCGTACGAAGTCCTCGGCGGGGGAGGAGATGCTCAGGTGGAAGCGGCGGTCCTCGACCGCTCGGAGCTCCGCGCGCAGCACGTCGTGCGTGTACGGGGGCTCGGGCACGGGGTATCCCAGCCGGCGCTGCTCCCCGGCGGGCGGGGCCGCGGCGGCCGGGCGGCGGCCGCCCTGGGAGCGCAGGCCGAGGCGGCGCCGGTCGTTGCAGATCAGGCAGCGTCCCCAGCCGTCGGGCGCCTCGGGGTCCAGGGCGCCGTTGGGGTGCTCGGAGCAGCCGGTGTAGCTCTTGGCGGGAGCGAGCCCGGCGGCGGTCTGGAACGCGGTGTAGAGGGCGTCGGCGATGCCCTCGTACTCGGCGGGGTGGGAGCCGTCGTACAGCTCCCGCAGGTGGTCGCCGAGGCTGCCCAGGCTCGCCTGCAGCTCCTTGAGGGCGTACGGCCGCCCGGTGGGGACGGAGTACCCCCTGCTGCCGTGCTGATCCTGTGGACTCATGCCACGAGCGTCCCATGAACGACTGACAAGGCGGGAAAGCGGCTGCTCAGGAGGTTCCGGAACCCCCTGGTCCGGAGCCCCGGGTCCGGAGCCCCCCGGTCCGGACCCCGGGTCCGGAGCCCGCTGAGCGGGGCACGCCGACGGCCGGGTACGCCGACGGCCGGACCCCCCGTACGGAGGTCCGGCCGTCGGCGTGTGTGACCGGGCGGGCGGTGTCGCCCGGAACCCGGCCGGAACGTGCCTAGAACGCGGCTTCGTCGAGCTCCATGAGGGAGTTGTCGACGGACTCGGCGAGCGAGCGCGCGACCGAGACGTTCGGCAGGATCTGCGACGCGAAGAACTTCGCGGCGGCGATCTTGCCGGTGTAGAAGGGGACGTCCTTCGCGGAGGCGCCGGCGGCCAGCTTCTCGGCGGCCACGGCCGCGCCCTTGAGCAGCAGGTAGCCGACGACCACGTCACCGGACGCCATCAGCAGGCGGGTGGTGTTCTGGCCGACCTTGTAGATGTTCTTGACGTCCTCGCCGGTGGCGGTGAGGTCGACGATCATCTGGCCGACGATGGCCTCCAGGTCCACGGCGGCCTTGGCGAGCGCGTCGCGGGCGCCGGCCAGCTCCTCGCCGCCGACGGCCTCGGCCAGGAACTTCTTGATCGTCTCGGAGAGGACGTTCAGGGAGGCACCCTGGTCGCGGACGATCTTCCGGAAGAAGAAGTCCTGGCCCTGGATCGCCGTGGTGCCCTCGTAGAGGGTGTCGATCTTGGCGTCCCGGATGTACTGCTCGATCGGGTATTCCTGGAGGTAACCGGAACCGCCGAAGGTCTGCAGCGACTGGGCGAGCTGCTCGTACGAGCGCTCCGAGCCGTAGCCCTTCACGATCGGCAGGAGCAGGTCGTTCAGGCCGATCTCGGCGGAGGCGTCCTCGCCCGCGGCCTGCTTGAGCTGGATCGCGTCCTGGACGGAGGCGGTGTACAGCACGAGGGCGCGCATGCCCTCGGCGTACGCCTT
This genomic window contains:
- a CDS encoding M18 family aminopeptidase, giving the protein MSSPARFDRGHTDDLMTFLAASPSPYHAVANAAERLEKAGFRQLSETDAWDAGTGGKFVLRGGALIAWYVPEGATAHTPFRIVGAHTDSPNLRVKPLPDTGSQGWRQIAVEIYGGTLLNTWLDRDLGLAGRLTLRDGTERLVNVDRALLRVPQLAVHLDRSVNSEGLKLDKQRHMQPIWGLGEVQEGDLIAFLEEEEGLPQGSVAGWDLMVHSIEPPSYLGRDRELVAGPRMDNLVSVHAGVAALAAVSASEGLEYIPVLAAFDHEENGSQSDTGADGPLLGNVLERSVFARGGSYEDRARAFAGTICLSSDTGHAVHPNYPERHDPTHHPRVNAGPILKVNVNQRYATDGTGRAVFSAACERAGVPWQTFVSNNSMPCGTTIGPITAARHGIHTVDIGVAILSMHSARELCGADDPYLLANALVAFLQG